TTCCGTGCACTTAACTGGTGTTGTCATGCCGGAAAGAATGTCCGGACGAACTTTTCAGCCCTATCCCACGCAGGTATACCGCCGAGAATATAGAGTCTCGATCTACAGCGATGCACCACTTCGGGACTGATGACCGGAGGACGGAATGCACGGGAACGCTTTCGATCCGATCGAGATTCCGCCATGGATCTGGGATCACGATGAAAGCAGCCAAATCCTCAAGAATCGTGACGTGGCGGGTCTTTTCAATCTCGCTGTCAAGTACAACGGGGCGAGCCAGACGCGCATCAGCGCAGCGACCGGAATAGCCCAGGGCCACGTAAGCCTGATCATCCGAGGGCAGCGCCAGGTCACCGACCTGGAGGTCTACGAACGGATCGCCACCGGGCTCGGCCTGCCCGACCACGCCCGCATGCTCTTCGGCCTGGCCCCACTCGACATCGCATCCCCCACCGGAGACCACGGTGACAACCACCAGGAGCAGGCCGACGAACTGACGGCTCGGATCGAAGCCGCCGCCGCCATCGACCCCACCATGGTCATGATCCTCACCACCGACACCAACAACCTGCGTCTCCTGGACCGCCGACTCGGCGGAGTCGCCATCGCCGACAAGATGCGCGCCCAGATCTCCCAGCTAGAACGCGCCCACCGGCACGCCGTACGGCCCGGCATCCGCGCCCAGCTCGCCCACGTCCTCGCCGAGACCTCATCTCTGGCCGGATGGCAGGCCATCAACACCGGCGCCCTGAACGACGCATGGAACCACTACGAACACGCCAAAGCCGCCGCCCGCGAAGCCGACGATCCTGCCGTGCTCGCCTACGTATCCGCCGAACAGGCCTACGTCCTCATGGAACTCGGCCGGCCGGCCGAAGCCACCGAGCTCCTCCAGCACATCCACACCACCCACCGCGAACGCATCCCCGGCCGGCTACGGACATGGCTGTCGGCAGCCGAGGCCGAAGCCGCCGCGATCCTCGGTGACGAGACCACCTGCCGTGCGGCTCTCGACCAGGCTGCCGCGCTTCTGCCGGAGGGAGCGGCCGACGTGAGCATGCCCTATCTCTCCTTGGACGCCCACCACCTCGCCCGCTGGCGCGGCAACTGCCTGGTGCGCTTCGGCGACCCAGGCACCGTCGAAGACCTCCGCTCAGCGTTGGCCGGGATGGACGGCACCTACAACCGCGCCGAATCCGGGGTCCGCTGCGACCTGGGCCACGCCCTTCTTGCCAGAGGA
Above is a genomic segment from Streptosporangium album containing:
- a CDS encoding XRE family transcriptional regulator → MAGLFNLAVKYNGASQTRISAATGIAQGHVSLIIRGQRQVTDLEVYERIATGLGLPDHARMLFGLAPLDIASPTGDHGDNHQEQADELTARIEAAAAIDPTMVMILTTDTNNLRLLDRRLGGVAIADKMRAQISQLERAHRHAVRPGIRAQLAHVLAETSSLAGWQAINTGALNDAWNHYEHAKAAAREADDPAVLAYVSAEQAYVLMELGRPAEATELLQHIHTTHRERIPGRLRTWLSAAEAEAAAILGDETTCRAALDQAAALLPEGAADVSMPYLSLDAHHLARWRGNCLVRFGDPGTVEDLRSALAGMDGTYNRAESGVRCDLGHALLARGEPDAAQPHIQRAQQLATMTGSRRQRRRIEELARAVTRSLR